The following coding sequences lie in one Peromyscus maniculatus bairdii isolate BWxNUB_F1_BW_parent chromosome 3, HU_Pman_BW_mat_3.1, whole genome shotgun sequence genomic window:
- the Ing4 gene encoding inhibitor of growth protein 4 isoform X4 has product MAAGMYLEHYLDSIENLPFELQRNFQLMRDLDQRTEDLKAEIDKLATEYMSSARSLSSEEKLALLRQIQEAYGKCKEFGDDKVQLAMQTYEMVDKHIRRLDTDLARFEADLKEKQIESSDYDSSSSKGRTQKEKKAARARSKGKNSDEEAPKAAQKKLKLVRTSPEYGMPSVTFGSVHPSDVLDMPVDPNEPTYCLCHQVSYGEMIGCDNPDCSIEWFHFACVGLTTKPRGKWFCPRCSQERKKK; this is encoded by the exons ATGGCTGCTGGGATGTATTTGGAACATTATCTGGACA GTATTGAAAACCTCCCGTTTGAATTACAGAGAAACTTTCAGCTCATGAGGGATCTAGACCAAAGGACAGAGG ACCTGAAGGCTGAAATTGACAAGTTGGCCACTGAATATATGAGTAGCGCCCGCAGCCTGAGCTCCGAGGAAAAACTGGCCCTTCTCAGACAGATCCAGGAGGCCTATGGCAAATGCAAGGAATTTGGTGACGACAAGGTGCAGCTTGCCATGCAGACCTATGAGATG GTGGACAAACACATCCGGCGGCTGGACACAGACCTGGCCCGCTTCGAGGCTGATCTGAAGGAGAAGCAGATCGAGTCGAGTGACTATGACAGCTCTTCCAGCAAAG GCCGGactcaaaaggagaaaaaagctgCCCGTGCCCGTTCCAAAGGAAAAAACTCAGATGAAGAAGCCCCCAAGGCTGCCCAGAAGAAGTTAAAACTTGTGCGCAC AAGTCCTGAGTATGGGATGCCCTCAGTGACCTTTGGCAGTGTCCATCCCTCTGATGTGTTGGATATGCCTGTGGATCCCAACGAACCCACATATTGCCTTTGTCACCAGGTCTCCTATGGAGAGATGATTGGCTGTGACAACCCAGAT TGTTCCATCGAGTGGTTCCACTTCGCCTGTGTGGGGCTGACAACCAAGCCTCGGGGAAAATG GTTTTGCCCACGCTGCTCCCAAGAACGAAAGAAGAAATAG
- the Ing4 gene encoding inhibitor of growth protein 4 isoform X2: MAAGMYLEHYLDSIENLPFELQRNFQLMRDLDQRTEDLKAEIDKLATEYMSSARSLSSEEKLALLRQIQEAYGKCKEFGDDKVQLAMQTYEMVDKHIRRLDTDLARFEADLKEKQIESSDYDSSSSKGKKSRTQKEKKAARARSKGKNSDEEAPKAAQKKLKLVRTSPEYGMPSVTFGSVHPSDVLDMPVDPNEPTYCLCHQVSYGEMIGCDNPDCSIEWFHFACVGLTTKPRGKWFCPRCSQERKKK; this comes from the exons ATGGCTGCTGGGATGTATTTGGAACATTATCTGGACA GTATTGAAAACCTCCCGTTTGAATTACAGAGAAACTTTCAGCTCATGAGGGATCTAGACCAAAGGACAGAGG ACCTGAAGGCTGAAATTGACAAGTTGGCCACTGAATATATGAGTAGCGCCCGCAGCCTGAGCTCCGAGGAAAAACTGGCCCTTCTCAGACAGATCCAGGAGGCCTATGGCAAATGCAAGGAATTTGGTGACGACAAGGTGCAGCTTGCCATGCAGACCTATGAGATG GTGGACAAACACATCCGGCGGCTGGACACAGACCTGGCCCGCTTCGAGGCTGATCTGAAGGAGAAGCAGATCGAGTCGAGTGACTATGACAGCTCTTCCAGCAAAGGCAAAAAGA GCCGGactcaaaaggagaaaaaagctgCCCGTGCCCGTTCCAAAGGAAAAAACTCAGATGAAGAAGCCCCCAAGGCTGCCCAGAAGAAGTTAAAACTTGTGCGCAC AAGTCCTGAGTATGGGATGCCCTCAGTGACCTTTGGCAGTGTCCATCCCTCTGATGTGTTGGATATGCCTGTGGATCCCAACGAACCCACATATTGCCTTTGTCACCAGGTCTCCTATGGAGAGATGATTGGCTGTGACAACCCAGAT TGTTCCATCGAGTGGTTCCACTTCGCCTGTGTGGGGCTGACAACCAAGCCTCGGGGAAAATG GTTTTGCCCACGCTGCTCCCAAGAACGAAAGAAGAAATAG
- the Ing4 gene encoding inhibitor of growth protein 4 isoform X3, with protein MAAGMYLEHYLDSIENLPFELQRNFQLMRDLDQRTEDLKAEIDKLATEYMSSARSLSSEEKLALLRQIQEAYGKCKEFGDDKVQLAMQTYEMVDKHIRRLDTDLARFEADLKEKQIESSDYDSSSSKEGRTQKEKKAARARSKGKNSDEEAPKAAQKKLKLVRTSPEYGMPSVTFGSVHPSDVLDMPVDPNEPTYCLCHQVSYGEMIGCDNPDCSIEWFHFACVGLTTKPRGKWFCPRCSQERKKK; from the exons ATGGCTGCTGGGATGTATTTGGAACATTATCTGGACA GTATTGAAAACCTCCCGTTTGAATTACAGAGAAACTTTCAGCTCATGAGGGATCTAGACCAAAGGACAGAGG ACCTGAAGGCTGAAATTGACAAGTTGGCCACTGAATATATGAGTAGCGCCCGCAGCCTGAGCTCCGAGGAAAAACTGGCCCTTCTCAGACAGATCCAGGAGGCCTATGGCAAATGCAAGGAATTTGGTGACGACAAGGTGCAGCTTGCCATGCAGACCTATGAGATG GTGGACAAACACATCCGGCGGCTGGACACAGACCTGGCCCGCTTCGAGGCTGATCTGAAGGAGAAGCAGATCGAGTCGAGTGACTATGACAGCTCTTCCAGCAAAG AAGGCCGGactcaaaaggagaaaaaagctgCCCGTGCCCGTTCCAAAGGAAAAAACTCAGATGAAGAAGCCCCCAAGGCTGCCCAGAAGAAGTTAAAACTTGTGCGCAC AAGTCCTGAGTATGGGATGCCCTCAGTGACCTTTGGCAGTGTCCATCCCTCTGATGTGTTGGATATGCCTGTGGATCCCAACGAACCCACATATTGCCTTTGTCACCAGGTCTCCTATGGAGAGATGATTGGCTGTGACAACCCAGAT TGTTCCATCGAGTGGTTCCACTTCGCCTGTGTGGGGCTGACAACCAAGCCTCGGGGAAAATG GTTTTGCCCACGCTGCTCCCAAGAACGAAAGAAGAAATAG
- the Ing4 gene encoding inhibitor of growth protein 4 isoform X1: MAAGMYLEHYLDSIENLPFELQRNFQLMRDLDQRTEDLKAEIDKLATEYMSSARSLSSEEKLALLRQIQEAYGKCKEFGDDKVQLAMQTYEMVDKHIRRLDTDLARFEADLKEKQIESSDYDSSSSKGKKKGRTQKEKKAARARSKGKNSDEEAPKAAQKKLKLVRTSPEYGMPSVTFGSVHPSDVLDMPVDPNEPTYCLCHQVSYGEMIGCDNPDCSIEWFHFACVGLTTKPRGKWFCPRCSQERKKK, from the exons ATGGCTGCTGGGATGTATTTGGAACATTATCTGGACA GTATTGAAAACCTCCCGTTTGAATTACAGAGAAACTTTCAGCTCATGAGGGATCTAGACCAAAGGACAGAGG ACCTGAAGGCTGAAATTGACAAGTTGGCCACTGAATATATGAGTAGCGCCCGCAGCCTGAGCTCCGAGGAAAAACTGGCCCTTCTCAGACAGATCCAGGAGGCCTATGGCAAATGCAAGGAATTTGGTGACGACAAGGTGCAGCTTGCCATGCAGACCTATGAGATG GTGGACAAACACATCCGGCGGCTGGACACAGACCTGGCCCGCTTCGAGGCTGATCTGAAGGAGAAGCAGATCGAGTCGAGTGACTATGACAGCTCTTCCAGCAAAGGCAAAAAGA AAGGCCGGactcaaaaggagaaaaaagctgCCCGTGCCCGTTCCAAAGGAAAAAACTCAGATGAAGAAGCCCCCAAGGCTGCCCAGAAGAAGTTAAAACTTGTGCGCAC AAGTCCTGAGTATGGGATGCCCTCAGTGACCTTTGGCAGTGTCCATCCCTCTGATGTGTTGGATATGCCTGTGGATCCCAACGAACCCACATATTGCCTTTGTCACCAGGTCTCCTATGGAGAGATGATTGGCTGTGACAACCCAGAT TGTTCCATCGAGTGGTTCCACTTCGCCTGTGTGGGGCTGACAACCAAGCCTCGGGGAAAATG GTTTTGCCCACGCTGCTCCCAAGAACGAAAGAAGAAATAG